From Thermodesulfovibrionales bacterium:
ATGCCTGTATGAGACCTCTGCTCACTCCGGCTCCATCACCTACTGCAAAGAGATTCTCTATCTCTGTCTCAAGACCTGAGGTAAGTTTTAACTGCATTGAATAGAATTTAACCTCCACTCCATAAAGCAGGGTATGCCTTGAATTCACTCCAGGAGCAATCCTGTCAAGTGCCTCAAGCATCTCAAGGATGTCTGAAAGATATCTGTAAGGAATGACAAAACTGAGGTCTCCTGCAACCGCATCCTTTAGAGTTGGTTCAACAACTCCTTTACTTATCCTTTCAGGTGTGGAGCGCCTTCCCTGAAGAAGGTCACCAAGCCTCTGGACAAGCACTCCCTTACCGAGAAAATTTGCAAGCCTGGCAATGTACTTTCCATAAAGTATAGGTTCATTGAAGGGCTCTGTAAAATGGGTGCTCACAAGTAGGGCAAAGTTTGTGTTATTAGTCTTTTTATTTCTGTAACTGTGGCCATTAACTGTCCATATACCATCAAGATACTCCTTAACGACTTCTCCATGAGGATTAACACAGAATGTCCTTACCCTGTCATCAAACTTTTTTGAATAAAAAATAAATTTTGGCTCGTAAGTTATATCCGTAAGGTGTTCCATTACAGAGGCAGGTACCTCAACCCTCACACCTATATCAACCTGGTTCTTAAGCATAGTAAGGCCAAGCCTCTTTGCCTCACCTTCAAGCCAGTGAGAGCCCTCCCTTCCTGGTGCCAGTATCACATAACCTGCCCTGTATTCAGAACCATCATCAAGTCTCACACCTGTTACTCTTCTGTCCTTTGTAATTATGGAGCTGACCTGTTTCTCAAATATCATATCTATCTTTGATTTAAGGTCCATCCTTATATTTCTTAAAACATCCTTACATCTGTCCGTGCCAATATGCCTTATTCTTGAAGGTATAAAGATCAGGTCATTTTTCGATGCAAGCCTTGATATCTCCTCTATCTGCTCAGGGCTTCCACCATAAAGCTCTTCCGGTGCTCCGTATTTAAGATAAATGGAGTCAACATACTCAATAAGTTTATCAAGCATGTCTTTTGAAACATATCTTGAAAGGAATCCACCTATCTCAGAGGAGAGATTCAATTTACCGTCACTGTAAGCACCTGCTCCACCCCATCCGCTTAAAAGGGCACATTTTTTACACTGAGCGCAGGATATCTCCTTAATCTTCATTGGGCAAATTCTCTGATCAATATCAGGACCCTTGTCAATTATGAGAATTCTCAAATGAGGGACCTCCTTAAGCAGCTCAAGCACTGCAAAGATACCTGCAGGTCCTGCTCCTGTGACTATTACATCATAGAACTTCCTTGAAGCCTTTGATCTGGTCCTCAATCTCCTGCCACCTCGCTGAAAGGTATTTCAATGCCTCATAATTTGTTAGGTCAAGATGCACAGGTGTAATAGATACATAGCCGTTCACCACAGCGTTGATGTCTGTATCCTCACCCCTTTCCCAGTAGGGTTCTCCACCGCCAATCCAGTAATGTTTTTCTCCAGATGGTGAATAGACCTCCTGAATGGCATTATCATAGATTCTCTTGCCCTGTCTTGTTAGTTTTATGCCCTTTATCTCATTTAACGGCAGGTTAGGGACATTAACATTAAGAAGGGTGTCATAGGGAAGGGAATGCTCAAGAATAAATCGAGCGACTATCAATGCAATCCTGGTAGCACTTTCAAACCAGCATACACCTGTTTCACAGAATCCCTCTTTATGATTCTTTTTCATTATCCATGTATCAAGGGATATGGCAAAGGATGGGATTCCAAGAATGGTACCCTCAATGGCAGCAGATACAGTGCCTGAATAGGTGATGTCATCTCCAAGATTCGGACCATCATTGATACCCGAGATTATAAGTTCTGGTTTTTTTGGAAGTATTTTATTCACAGCAAGGGCAACGCAGTCAGTAGGTGTACCGTTTACACTGAAAATCCTGTCTCCCAGTTCCGAAACCTTTAATGGTCTGTGCAGTGTAAGAGAATGGCTTGAAGCAGAACGCTCCCTGTCTGGAGCAACTATGTAGACCTCTGCAATCTCGAGGAAGGCATGGTAAAGGGCTTTTATGCCATGGGCATGGATACCGTCATCATTTGTAAGAAGAATTAATGCCACAAATTTATTGTAGCATAAAATCCTGATGAGCAATAATGATAAAATCCGTGATAAGTGATGGCTTAATTATTTGTCATGAATTACTTAAAATAATCTCTACAACTTCTTTAAGACTAGCAGCCAGATGATCTGCCTCGGGATTTTCTCTCAGCTCTCCTGTTTTTAGCAGTATAGACCTGGCTCCAGCAGCTTTTGCAAGCAGTATATCAGAGATCTTGTCACCAACAACCCAGGATTTTTTAAGGTCAATGTTATGTACTGCCCTTGCCCTGAGGAGCATACCGGGCTCAGGTTTTCTGCATTCACAATGCTCATCAGGATGGTGGGGACAATAATAGAAATCATCAAAACCATATCTTTCTATGAATACAGAGTTTATCTTCCTTGCATTCTCCTCTTCCACTATACCCCTTGCAATTCCTGACTGGTTGGTCACTCCTATTAATTTAAAACCAGCATCCCTGAGTCTTCTTAGTTCAGTTATATCCTCAAAGACCTCAAGGCCTGAAAGGTCATTCAGATAACCTCTGTCTTTGCAGAGTGTACCATCTCTATCAAAGAATACTGCTCTATGAGAAGGAATTAAGCTCTTTACTGCACCAAAGACCTCCTCCTCTGTTATGCCATCCATACAGGTCATTGTCTCACAGGTCCTCTTAAAACAGGGACTGCAGTTTATATCCTTTTTTATAACTATATCCCTGAATCCTCTTGGACCGGTAAGCTCTGGAGATGTGGAGCCAAAGATTGCAACAAGAGGTGTACCAACTGCATAGCCAATATGCATGGGACCAGAATCATTGCTGAGAAGTATATCACACTCTGATATCACTGCTATTAATTCTCTAAGTGTAGTCTTACCTGTAAGAATCATTATATCCTCACCGTTTATACTTTTTCTGATATCCTTTGTAATGTCTATCTCTTTTTCTCCACCGAGAAGAACAACACTGCCACCTGTATAATCCATAAAAGCATCAGCAATCTTGGCAAATCTCTGAGGAAACCATCTCTTTGCTGAACCATAGCTTGCACCAGGATTAATAGCAAGCACAGGTCTTTTGAGAGAAGCAAGCCTTCTCCTCGCCTCAAGCCTTTCCGAGATGGAAAGCTTTATCCAGGGTTGAGAATAGTCAGCAGGAATACCTGCACGCCTCAGGAGTTCAAGGTAATATTCAATGTGGTGAATTCTCCTGTCCTCAGCACTGTATGGTATTCTCTTTGTAAGGAGAATGCCCCTCATGTCTCTACTGTAACCGATCCTTTCAGGTACACCTGCAAGGAATGCAATTAAAGCAGCATCAAAGGCATTCTGAAGGAGTATAGCCTTTGTAAATCCCTCTCTCTTTAGAGTCTCTGCCAGTCTCCACTTACCCATTAAAGAATCTGCCTCTGATGGGTAGAGGATAATATTGTCAAGATAAGGACTGTCATAAAAAACTGGTGCTACCCAGGGCTTTACCAGAAGACTGATCTCACTTTCTTTAAAATACCTTCTCAATGCCCTGAGTGCAGGGATGGTCATAACTGCATCGCCAATCCAGTTTACACCCCGTACAAGAATACGATCTATCATGGAATACCAAGTATCAGGGTTATCCTCAGAAAACATTATTAATTATATACCAAGTGCCTTCTTAACAGCCATTCAGAATGTTCCCCGGGTGGCAATTTTTAGCATAACTTTCATACTCAAAACACCAGCCTCCTCTAATAACCTAATTCTCATGCCCTTAATCCCTTCATCACTTAACTCAAAAATCCTAAAACTCCTTTGATATTCCTTACATAAATCTGTTAAAAACTTACCCAAGTGAGTTCTACTTCCATGGTATGTCCTCCTTTCTTTGAAAATTCATTGTGAATTATGGAGAATACAACTCTTTTTCTTTAATTTTACACATAAAATTTCACATTACCTGTTCCCTGATTAGTCGAAAGAAAAGGCAGGCATGCCTCAAATGAGTAAAGAGTGCTATTGTACAAAGAAATCGTGCATTTAAGCAGGATTAATATTTATTTTGAAAAAGTGATAAATAACGGTTGCAATAAAAATTACCACAGCAGATAAAGAAGCAAGAGAAAGAGGATTCCCTTTATAAATTCTATCCATCCAGTAACCTGAAGCCTCACTCTGTAGAGTGTAAGAGCGAAGATAAGATTATCAAGAAGGGGGATAAGCATGAGGATATTAATTTTAAGAATCATATAAAGGATAGCTGTTACAATCAGATAAATGATCATGGTAATCTTTTCCCTTACTCCCTTCATCAGCTGAAGCCTAACCCTGAATACTCCTGCAAGAAAGAACAGGGATAGAGCAATGTAAAGCCTTAAAGCTATATCACCGGTTATTGAAAAATAGGCAATTAATGAAGAAAGGCAGAGGGTGAGAAAACCGGCTATTTCTGTAAGGATACTGTGTTCACCTCTAAGAACTAGGAGCATTAGATATAAAACCGGCACAGGTACGAAGAAATAAAGTCTTAAAAATGAAAGACCCTCTGAAAGAAAAAGTATCAACAGGCCGGTTGATATCTGGAGAGCAAAAAGAAAAAGGGCCTCTTTCTTTCTGAGCCTGTGCCAGAGCACAAAGGATTGTTTTGAGTTGATCAATAGACCTATTCCAAGTAGTGGAAGGAGAATATTTAATTCTACCCTTCCTGCTGCTATAACTCCAGCAGAGTAACTGAAGAGGAGCAGGGACCAGGACCCGTATTCTTTAAGAATATAATTCTTCATAAGGAGCTCACAGTCATATGTTAAAATAATTCAATGAAAAAATATCTGATTTTAATCATAGGTCTTTCACTCATAAGTGCTGTATCATTTTATTTTTATAAGGCAGGTCATAACAGCCTCATCCCTTCTTATCCTTTTATAATAACAGGCCTTTTAGCCGGCATGGTTATAATACTTGGCGGATGCGAGCTATTTGCAAATGGTGTGGAGTGTATTGGAAGCAGATACAATCTTTCCCATGCGACAGCAGGCAGTCTTCTTGCAGCAGTGGGTACAGCCCTTCCTGAGACCATGGTACCGGTAATTGCACTCATAGCTGGCAAGACAGAGCACAGGGAAGGCATAGCTGTTGGCGCCATACTCGGTGCTCCTTTCATGCTCACCACCCTTGCAATGTTTCTGCTTGGTGTGACAGTTATTATTCGTAAAATTCTCAGGCGGAGGGATCAAACCTTATTGACCGTGAATCAGAGTGCCTTACTTTTTGAGCTGAAATTTTTTATGGTTATTATGACTGCTGTACTGATTGCCTCTCTTATAAAGGTTAAAATTCTGAATCATATCCTTGGCCTTATACTCTTTATCTCCTACGGATTATTCATTTATTTCACTATGAAACATGAATCTATTGAAGGAGAGGAATACACAGAACACTTTCATTTCGGGATGTTCCTTGGTTGTCCAAGAAGGCTGAGGTGGATAGCAGGTCAGGTACTTGTGGGATTATTTTTTATTGTTGCTGGAGCCCATCTATTTGTGGAATATATATCCCTCTTTGCCATTAAGAGCGGTATACCGGCGCTCGTACTTTCACTTCTCATAACTCCCCTGGCAACAGAGCTTCCTGAAAAATTCAACTCCATTACCTGGACCATCAAGGGCAAGGATACAATTGCCATGGCAAATATCTCAGGAGCACTGGTCTTTCAATCAACCATTCCTGTAGGCATAGGTCTTATCTTTACTGAATGGAATATTAATAACACAGAGCTACTTAATATAACCTTTGCCCTTGGCATGGCATCAATCGTTACGCTCTTTGTATCTCTAAGGAAAAAACTGCCCGGTCTTCTTCTTCTTTCCGGTGGAATTTTTTATCTGATCTATATAGTAAAGGCTGTATCTTAAAAGCCTATCTTTTCTGTATTTCTATCTCAGAAAAGAAGTATGCTATTTCGAATTTTGCTGACTCAGGAGAGTCTGAACCATGTACTATGTTATGCTCCACATCAGAGGCAAAGTCGTGCCTTATAGTGCCAGGAGCTGCGTTCTTCGGATTCGTTGCACCCATTATCTCTCTTACCCTGGAAATAGCATTTTCTCCCTCCACAACCATAACAACAACAGGACCGGATGACATGAAATCAGTAAGGCTTTCATAAAAGGGCTTATCCTTATGAACTATATAGAAACCCTTTGCCATATCCTTTGAGAGCCTGAGCATCTTGAGTGCTGCAATCCTCAGGCCTGCATTCTCGAATCTCCTTATTACCTCACCTATGAGATTCTTCTGAACTCCATCAGGCTTAACTATTGAGAGTGTACGTTCCATCCTGTTCCTCCTTTATTTTAAATTTTTCTCCATTATTAGCCTTATCCTGTCCCGCGCCTCTTCTATCTTTGACTTTACTGTTCTGGAAAGTTCTTCTCTATTCATAACCTTTCTGGCCAGACCCTGCTCTACAGCCTTCATGCCAGCTGCCACCGCAACCTCTACAAATACATCAACCTCATCCATTGTTGGAATTATGTAATCTTCCCTGATGCCCTTTTTCTCAGCAAATTCTGCAATTGCAATTGCAGAGGCTATACACATCTCATCAGTTACAGCCCTCGACTGAACATCAAGAACTCCCCTGAAAAGACCTGGAAAACACAGGGAATTATTAACCTGATTTGGAAAATCGCTCCTTCCTGTCGCAACAATCCTTGCACCAGCTTCTTTTGCCTCCCATGGCCATATCTCAGGAACAGGATTGGCACAGGCAAAGACAACAGGATCACGTTTCATATCTTTAATCCATTCCTTTTCAATAACTCCCGGACCAGGCCTGCTGAGTGCAATGCATACATCAGCACCCTCAAGTGCCTCCTTTATGCCGCCTTTTCTGTTTTCACTGTTAGAAAGGTTGCATATCTTCCACTTCTCTGCATCTGCCATGAGGTCCTTTCTTTCTCTGTTCAGTATACCTGCTGAATCCACAACTATTATATTTCCTGAGGGGATACCATAAATGGTGAGGAGCCTAAATGTTGCAGTATTTGCCGCACCCGCACCTATCATGGCAATTTTTACATCTTCCTTCCTCTTCCCAACTACCTTTAAAGCATTTATGAGTGCAGCAAGTGTTACGGTTGCTGTTCCCTGCTGGTCATCATGCCACACAGGTATGTCAAGCTCCTTTTTCAATCTCTCAAGTATGGAAAAACACTTTGGCTTTTCAATATCCTCAAGATTGATTCCTCCAAAAGAAGGTGCTATATATTTACAGATCTTTAATATCTCATCCTCATCAGCTGTGTTAAGGACAACTGGAAAGGCATCCACAGCACCAAGATATTTAAATATAATTGCCTTTCCTTCCATTACAGGAAGAGCAGCCTCAGGTCCGATATTTCCGAGTCCAAGAACCCTTGTACCGTCACTTATAATAGCAACGGTATTTCCCCTGTTAGTGTATTCAAAAACCTTTTCTTTGTTTTTTGCTATCTCTTTACACACCTCTGCAACACCAGGTGTATACCATATCGAAAAATCATCAAGTCCTCTAATAGGGCATTTTGGCAGCATCTCCACCTTGCCTCTGTAAAGGCCATGAAGCCTGAGTGCCTCTTTTGAATATCTCTCTGCCTCTTCTATGAGTTTATTATCCTTCATATAGCTCCTCCAAAATAGATATTATTTTAGCATACTTTAATATTTTTAAAAGAAATGAAGTATAATATGATAAAACAAACTTGAGCATTTGAAATAAAAATGGGACTCTTTAGATTAATTTTAGCACTATTATCTTTACAACTTTTGCTATCTACTGAAAGTTTATCTGAGGATACAACTTCCAGCAATTTCAAATCTTATGAAAAAAATACCTCTTCTATCAATCTTCCAGAAGGCGCCAGGGTTTCAAAGCTCATATTCGGGCTTCCGGGTTTGTCAAATGTAGGACAGGTCTCTGAGGGCATATTCCGTGGAGCTCAGCCACTTCCAGAAGGATACCTTACCCTAAAAAAGATGGGTATAAAGACTGTTATCAATCTCAGAAATCACAGCGAAAAAGAAGCTGTCGAAGCTGCAGGTATGAAGAGCATTGAAATACCCTTAAGTGTATTGAAAAAGACCAGTATTGAAGATGTAAACAGGATAATTGAGATTATCTCGAATCCTGAGAACCAGCCTGTATATGTGCACTGCAGACACGGTCAGGACAGAACAGGAATAGTTATAGCAGCCTACAGGATGAGGATAGATGGATGGTCCTTAAAGGAGGCAGAAGCAGAGATGCAGGCCTTTGGCTTTAATGACCTCTGGAAAAATCTCAAGGAATTTATAAGGCACTATGCAAAGACTCTCGGAAAGGCAACTGAAAGACAGTAACTTGAATCTCCTAAAGGCATTTCAAGAATGTTGAGTTATAAAATATAGATTTCCTAAAGAACTCTAAAAACAGAGATACTCTCTGTAATTAAAAATATTTAAATTTATCTCAATATACCCTTTACAATCATATCCACTGCCTCTTCTGGCGTAAGTCCACGGGACATCAGGTTCTCCATCTGCCTTCTGTCTACACTTCCTATTGCGGCCTCATGTGTGACCTTTGCAAGGGGATGAATCACGTTCACTATCGGAATTGCCATTGCCACAGCATTGTCCTTTACTATCTCCATACAATCCACGTGGCCTCTTGCGCCTTCAGCATTGCCCTCTGTTATCCCTACAACTGAAGCTTTTGCTTTATCTTCAAGGGCTACTCTTGCCTTTATAAGGCTTTTCGCATTTTTTCCACAGAGAATGGTTTTTTCTTTAATTTTTATATCGTCATCTTCGTGCCCAAAGACCTTTGTTACCATCTCAACGATTGCGTCTTCTCCAACCTCTGAGGAATAATCAATAAAAAGTTTTCCCACCCTTCCGGTGACAAGGTTAAAATCCGTGAAATACCTACCCTTCTTTCTAACCTTTATCACTGCCTTAGGCATAACCTCCACACCACCATAAGGTCCGTGATAGTGCCTTTCAGAATAACGCATTTCAGCACCCTCTCCAATATCTATAACTGCATCCATAATATGCCTTACTTTTTCAGCTTTAGGAAAGATACAGTGGGCAATGAAATGAACGGAAGAATTCTTCTCAAGCAATACATGCATCCTCACCTTCTGGGTTCCTTTTTTATGCATAAGGCCAAAACATAGGTGTACAGGATTTTTAACATTAATACCCTCTCTTACAACCACCCTCGCCTTTATTCCAAAAAAAGTTGCTTTTACCTCAACATCTACACCTTCAACAGATCTCATGCTCAATATCCTGTGCCCAGAGGCGGCAAGATGAGCGATATCCTTATTTTCAAATATTGCCCTCTCGCCTCCTGCATCCTTAAAGGCAGTAAGAAATGTTTCAAGATTTTTATTATTCCCCATGGTCATATTACATTATTAATACTGACGGATATTTTAACAGCCAGAGCTACTTTCATTATTACCTGCACACCTCTCCATCACAGACAATACATCTTCTTGATTTGTAATACTCCGCAACCTCAGCCGGTGTTCCAGACATAATTATTTCTCCATGACAGATCTGTGATGCCCTGTCTGCAATGAGAGCAATCTCTTCTCTATGGGTTATAAGTAGAACAGCCGA
This genomic window contains:
- a CDS encoding NAD(P)/FAD-dependent oxidoreductase, whose product is MRTRSKASRKFYDVIVTGAGPAGIFAVLELLKEVPHLRILIIDKGPDIDQRICPMKIKEISCAQCKKCALLSGWGGAGAYSDGKLNLSSEIGGFLSRYVSKDMLDKLIEYVDSIYLKYGAPEELYGGSPEQIEEISRLASKNDLIFIPSRIRHIGTDRCKDVLRNIRMDLKSKIDMIFEKQVSSIITKDRRVTGVRLDDGSEYRAGYVILAPGREGSHWLEGEAKRLGLTMLKNQVDIGVRVEVPASVMEHLTDITYEPKFIFYSKKFDDRVRTFCVNPHGEVVKEYLDGIWTVNGHSYRNKKTNNTNFALLVSTHFTEPFNEPILYGKYIARLANFLGKGVLVQRLGDLLQGRRSTPERISKGVVEPTLKDAVAGDLSFVIPYRYLSDILEMLEALDRIAPGVNSRHTLLYGVEVKFYSMQLKLTSGLETEIENLFAVGDGAGVSRGLIQASVSGVIAAREILKKRG
- the surE gene encoding 5'/3'-nucleotidase SurE, which translates into the protein MALILLTNDDGIHAHGIKALYHAFLEIAEVYIVAPDRERSASSHSLTLHRPLKVSELGDRIFSVNGTPTDCVALAVNKILPKKPELIISGINDGPNLGDDITYSGTVSAAIEGTILGIPSFAISLDTWIMKKNHKEGFCETGVCWFESATRIALIVARFILEHSLPYDTLLNVNVPNLPLNEIKGIKLTRQGKRIYDNAIQEVYSPSGEKHYWIGGGEPYWERGEDTDINAVVNGYVSITPVHLDLTNYEALKYLSARWQEIEDQIKGFKEVL
- the waaF gene encoding lipopolysaccharide heptosyltransferase II, which codes for MIDRILVRGVNWIGDAVMTIPALRALRRYFKESEISLLVKPWVAPVFYDSPYLDNIILYPSEADSLMGKWRLAETLKREGFTKAILLQNAFDAALIAFLAGVPERIGYSRDMRGILLTKRIPYSAEDRRIHHIEYYLELLRRAGIPADYSQPWIKLSISERLEARRRLASLKRPVLAINPGASYGSAKRWFPQRFAKIADAFMDYTGGSVVLLGGEKEIDITKDIRKSINGEDIMILTGKTTLRELIAVISECDILLSNDSGPMHIGYAVGTPLVAIFGSTSPELTGPRGFRDIVIKKDINCSPCFKRTCETMTCMDGITEEEVFGAVKSLIPSHRAVFFDRDGTLCKDRGYLNDLSGLEVFEDITELRRLRDAGFKLIGVTNQSGIARGIVEEENARKINSVFIERYGFDDFYYCPHHPDEHCECRKPEPGMLLRARAVHNIDLKKSWVVGDKISDILLAKAAGARSILLKTGELRENPEADHLAASLKEVVEIILSNS
- a CDS encoding sodium:calcium antiporter, whose translation is MKKYLILIIGLSLISAVSFYFYKAGHNSLIPSYPFIITGLLAGMVIILGGCELFANGVECIGSRYNLSHATAGSLLAAVGTALPETMVPVIALIAGKTEHREGIAVGAILGAPFMLTTLAMFLLGVTVIIRKILRRRDQTLLTVNQSALLFELKFFMVIMTAVLIASLIKVKILNHILGLILFISYGLFIYFTMKHESIEGEEYTEHFHFGMFLGCPRRLRWIAGQVLVGLFFIVAGAHLFVEYISLFAIKSGIPALVLSLLITPLATELPEKFNSITWTIKGKDTIAMANISGALVFQSTIPVGIGLIFTEWNINNTELLNITFALGMASIVTLFVSLRKKLPGLLLLSGGIFYLIYIVKAVS
- the ndk gene encoding nucleoside-diphosphate kinase, whose amino-acid sequence is MERTLSIVKPDGVQKNLIGEVIRRFENAGLRIAALKMLRLSKDMAKGFYIVHKDKPFYESLTDFMSSGPVVVMVVEGENAISRVREIMGATNPKNAAPGTIRHDFASDVEHNIVHGSDSPESAKFEIAYFFSEIEIQKR
- a CDS encoding NADP-dependent malic enzyme, with the translated sequence MKDNKLIEEAERYSKEALRLHGLYRGKVEMLPKCPIRGLDDFSIWYTPGVAEVCKEIAKNKEKVFEYTNRGNTVAIISDGTRVLGLGNIGPEAALPVMEGKAIIFKYLGAVDAFPVVLNTADEDEILKICKYIAPSFGGINLEDIEKPKCFSILERLKKELDIPVWHDDQQGTATVTLAALINALKVVGKRKEDVKIAMIGAGAANTATFRLLTIYGIPSGNIIVVDSAGILNRERKDLMADAEKWKICNLSNSENRKGGIKEALEGADVCIALSRPGPGVIEKEWIKDMKRDPVVFACANPVPEIWPWEAKEAGARIVATGRSDFPNQVNNSLCFPGLFRGVLDVQSRAVTDEMCIASAIAIAEFAEKKGIREDYIIPTMDEVDVFVEVAVAAGMKAVEQGLARKVMNREELSRTVKSKIEEARDRIRLIMEKNLK
- a CDS encoding dual specificity protein phosphatase family protein; translation: MLSTESLSEDTTSSNFKSYEKNTSSINLPEGARVSKLIFGLPGLSNVGQVSEGIFRGAQPLPEGYLTLKKMGIKTVINLRNHSEKEAVEAAGMKSIEIPLSVLKKTSIEDVNRIIEIISNPENQPVYVHCRHGQDRTGIVIAAYRMRIDGWSLKEAEAEMQAFGFNDLWKNLKEFIRHYAKTLGKATERQ
- a CDS encoding SufD family Fe-S cluster assembly protein, yielding MGNNKNLETFLTAFKDAGGERAIFENKDIAHLAASGHRILSMRSVEGVDVEVKATFFGIKARVVVREGINVKNPVHLCFGLMHKKGTQKVRMHVLLEKNSSVHFIAHCIFPKAEKVRHIMDAVIDIGEGAEMRYSERHYHGPYGGVEVMPKAVIKVRKKGRYFTDFNLVTGRVGKLFIDYSSEVGEDAIVEMVTKVFGHEDDDIKIKEKTILCGKNAKSLIKARVALEDKAKASVVGITEGNAEGARGHVDCMEIVKDNAVAMAIPIVNVIHPLAKVTHEAAIGSVDRRQMENLMSRGLTPEEAVDMIVKGILR